The following proteins are co-located in the Desulfatitalea tepidiphila genome:
- a CDS encoding DNA primase family protein, which produces MIGEFFATFFSHKEECLYFHLWRSRSKISTWFTDPADAAASVKADDTNVYFGMGLSRKDLGPHKRLTADTTAGIVGLGIDLDIAGPGHQKKNLPPDINAARKIIDGFPLRPTMIIHSGHGLQAFWIFKEPWIFESENEREQAQILARRFNGTFQKKYNLKYEIDSTFDLSRVYRVAGTINSKPGCPDVRAEIVEVNDYYYNIDSFEAFLLPIDQIENRPSGKADCKPVTIDPNQVVDPGLTELLSQASDKFQATWNHQRPDLPSPSEYDLALASQAINCGIDEENIGPLILAFRRKHHLEPQKALRVDYIQRTIARAKQSIANGQTLKSYPLTDTGLAERFAEQYRDQVRYCHTMGKWFIWNGRQWAPDNGGKIKSLAKNVVRKIYGEAQSENDPDQRKKIVQFAVKSESKRARNDMIDLAQSEDGVPVRAEELDANPWLLNLKNGTLNLKTDVLQLHNPGDMITKMAPVAYDPSATAPTWIKYLSDVLAPEDAAFVQRAAGYSLTGDTSEQCLFFLYGDGSNGKSVFVNTLRKILGDLAIQSDFGAFLVKRGSSVPNDIARLAGARMVIANELAEGEQLNEVFVKTVTGNDTIAARFLHQEFFEFEPLCKILLVGNHLPRITGTDHAIWRRIKLVNFPNRIADHMQDKRLEQKLSRELPGILNWALEGLRQWRKSGLQPPQSVQVNTDQYRAISDSVQLFINEQCALSQGAWVVKADLYAAYSKWCQDSEIECLSDNLFSRRVKNCGVSDSHSRVNGTPKRIWTGIELSDEDGKNALTKTKCVNKCVTAEVIELKSKMTQFD; this is translated from the coding sequence TTGATCGGTGAATTTTTTGCAACGTTCTTTAGCCACAAAGAGGAATGCCTCTATTTTCACCTGTGGCGAAGCCGTAGCAAAATATCCACATGGTTCACCGATCCGGCCGATGCAGCCGCATCGGTCAAGGCCGATGATACCAACGTATATTTCGGAATGGGGCTATCAAGAAAAGACCTTGGACCCCACAAGAGATTGACCGCTGACACCACAGCTGGGATAGTCGGCCTGGGCATCGATCTTGATATCGCCGGGCCGGGCCATCAGAAGAAAAACCTGCCACCTGATATCAATGCTGCCCGAAAGATTATCGATGGGTTTCCTCTACGGCCTACCATGATCATTCATTCAGGACATGGCCTGCAAGCCTTCTGGATTTTTAAAGAGCCATGGATTTTTGAGTCTGAAAATGAACGTGAACAGGCCCAAATCTTAGCGCGTCGGTTCAACGGCACCTTTCAAAAAAAGTACAACCTGAAATATGAAATCGACAGCACCTTCGACCTAAGTCGGGTTTATCGTGTGGCCGGCACGATCAACAGCAAGCCCGGATGCCCGGATGTAAGGGCAGAAATTGTCGAGGTCAACGACTACTATTATAATATAGATAGCTTCGAAGCATTTCTGCTTCCCATCGATCAGATCGAAAATAGGCCGTCCGGCAAAGCCGATTGCAAGCCTGTCACAATCGATCCGAATCAAGTGGTCGATCCCGGTTTGACCGAACTGCTTTCACAGGCTTCTGACAAATTCCAGGCGACTTGGAATCATCAACGTCCTGACCTACCATCGCCGAGCGAGTATGATCTTGCGCTTGCATCACAGGCGATTAATTGCGGCATCGACGAAGAGAATATTGGCCCGTTAATTCTTGCATTCAGGCGAAAGCATCATTTAGAGCCTCAAAAGGCGCTTCGTGTGGATTATATCCAGCGCACCATTGCCAGGGCAAAGCAGAGCATTGCCAACGGCCAGACATTAAAGAGCTATCCCCTGACCGATACCGGGTTAGCTGAACGCTTCGCAGAACAGTACCGCGATCAAGTGAGATACTGTCACACTATGGGCAAGTGGTTCATATGGAACGGCCGGCAATGGGCACCTGACAATGGTGGAAAAATAAAAAGCCTTGCAAAAAATGTTGTCAGAAAAATCTATGGTGAAGCACAATCGGAAAACGATCCTGACCAAAGAAAGAAAATCGTGCAATTTGCTGTGAAAAGTGAATCCAAAAGAGCACGAAATGACATGATCGATCTGGCGCAGAGTGAAGACGGGGTGCCGGTTCGGGCAGAAGAGCTTGACGCTAACCCGTGGCTGCTCAATTTGAAAAACGGTACGCTCAATTTAAAGACCGATGTGCTTCAATTACACAATCCGGGTGACATGATCACAAAAATGGCGCCCGTGGCCTATGATCCGAGCGCCACAGCGCCGACCTGGATCAAGTATCTATCCGATGTGTTGGCGCCAGAAGATGCAGCTTTTGTTCAACGGGCGGCCGGATACAGCCTGACCGGGGACACTTCCGAGCAGTGCCTTTTCTTTCTTTATGGCGATGGAAGCAACGGCAAGAGCGTCTTTGTCAACACATTGCGCAAAATTTTGGGCGATTTAGCTATCCAATCGGACTTTGGCGCATTTTTGGTCAAAAGAGGATCGAGCGTCCCAAATGACATTGCCAGATTGGCGGGCGCCCGAATGGTAATTGCCAACGAACTGGCAGAGGGTGAGCAGTTGAACGAGGTGTTCGTAAAAACCGTCACCGGAAATGACACAATTGCAGCCAGGTTTCTGCATCAAGAATTTTTTGAATTCGAACCGCTTTGTAAAATCCTGCTTGTCGGCAACCACCTGCCGAGAATCACCGGCACTGACCATGCAATCTGGCGACGCATCAAATTGGTCAATTTTCCGAACCGCATTGCCGACCACATGCAGGACAAGCGCCTTGAACAGAAGCTAAGCCGCGAATTGCCCGGCATATTGAATTGGGCGCTTGAGGGCTTGCGGCAGTGGCGGAAAAGCGGCCTGCAACCGCCTCAGAGCGTTCAGGTTAACACAGATCAGTATCGGGCTATCAGCGATTCGGTTCAGCTGTTCATCAATGAGCAGTGCGCCCTTAGCCAAGGGGCCTGGGTCGTAAAGGCCGACTTGTATGCAGCCTATTCAAAGTGGTGTCAGGACAGCGAGATTGAATGCCTATCTGATAATTTGTTCAGCCGTAGGGTGAAAAATTGTGGTGTGTCCGATAGTCACTCGCGCGTCAATGGCACACCTAAACGAATTTGGACCGGAATAGAGCTTTCCGATGAAGATGGCAAAAATGCGTTAACAAAAACCAAATGCGTTAACAAATGCGTAACAGCGGAAGTTATTGAATTAAAATCAAAAATGACACAGTTCGACTGA